The Candidatus Paceibacter sp. genome includes a window with the following:
- a CDS encoding rod shape-determining protein, whose amino-acid sequence MGFFNKKLGIDLGTANTLVYFPGKGVILNEPSVVAVSIEDNKVLAVGDEAKTMIGRTPDTITAYRPMKNGVIADYRVTEAMLRYFISKALGKWSFFKPEVLVSVPAGVSSTERRAVVEAAVKAGAKSAYVMKEPILAAIGAGIPIHEAMGHMVMDIGGGTTDVAVISLGGIVACASLKCAGDRIDQAIGDYVKKNFNLFIGDRTAEEIKIKIGSAVPVEEELVYKIKGRDFITGLPRTAEITTNEVVKAIDPELKDMMKVIKNVLQETPPELASDIIDSGITMTGGSSLLRNLDELVFRATGVKARAANDALLCVAKGAGLALEHLDTYKKSIIAKR is encoded by the coding sequence ATGGGATTTTTTAATAAAAAACTCGGGATAGATTTAGGCACAGCCAACACGCTGGTTTATTTTCCCGGCAAAGGGGTGATTTTGAACGAGCCTTCCGTGGTGGCTGTTTCCATTGAAGACAACAAAGTTCTGGCCGTGGGCGACGAAGCTAAAACCATGATCGGCCGCACGCCGGACACCATAACGGCGTACCGACCGATGAAGAACGGGGTCATCGCCGACTACCGCGTCACCGAGGCGATGCTGCGCTACTTCATTTCCAAAGCTTTGGGCAAGTGGAGCTTCTTTAAGCCGGAAGTACTGGTCTCCGTTCCCGCCGGAGTTTCTTCCACGGAGAGAAGGGCGGTGGTGGAAGCCGCCGTCAAAGCCGGAGCCAAATCGGCGTACGTGATGAAGGAGCCGATTCTGGCGGCCATCGGCGCGGGCATTCCCATTCATGAAGCGATGGGGCACATGGTGATGGACATCGGCGGCGGGACCACCGACGTGGCGGTTATCTCGCTGGGAGGCATCGTCGCCTGCGCGTCTCTCAAGTGCGCCGGAGACAGGATAGATCAGGCCATCGGCGATTACGTCAAGAAAAATTTCAATCTTTTTATCGGTGACAGGACGGCGGAGGAAATAAAAATAAAAATCGGTTCGGCTGTTCCCGTTGAAGAAGAATTGGTTTACAAAATTAAAGGGCGCGATTTCATCACCGGCCTGCCCCGGACGGCGGAAATTACAACCAACGAAGTGGTTAAGGCCATAGATCCCGAGCTCAAGGATATGATGAAAGTCATCAAAAACGTTCTGCAGGAAACTCCGCCCGAACTGGCCTCCGACATTATAGACAGCGGCATCACCATGACCGGCGGCTCTTCGCTTCTGCGCAACTTGGACGAGCTGGTTTTTCGCGCCACCGGCGTAAAGGCGCGGGCGGCCAACGACGCCCTGCTTTGCGTGGCCAAAGGCGCCGGCTTGGCTTTGGAACACCTGGATACTTACAAAAAGAGCATCATCGCCAAAAGATAG